Proteins encoded by one window of Chromobacterium violaceum ATCC 12472:
- a CDS encoding LysR family transcriptional regulator: MDRVQAMRVFVAVVDCGGFTRAAQQLQLPRATVSSAVQQLEAQLGARLLHRTTRRVQLTLDGGTFYERCQQLLADFDELESLFSQQGASPRGKLRIDVPGPIGRQVLAPALPEFFRLYPGIELELGVTDRPVDLIQEGVDCVIRVGALAESRLVARRIGMLPQGNYASPDYLAAFGAPASPDALAGHRAVNYASPSTGKVFAWEYLQDGERRELALQSLVSVNQVESYIACALAGLGMIQLPRYDAEPHVAAGALVEVLADWPPPAMPVSVLYPHRRHLSRRVQVFVEWAGALLRERLRLGA, encoded by the coding sequence ATGGATAGAGTCCAAGCGATGCGAGTGTTCGTCGCCGTCGTCGACTGCGGCGGTTTCACCCGTGCGGCGCAACAGCTGCAGTTGCCGCGCGCCACGGTGTCCAGCGCGGTGCAGCAGTTGGAGGCGCAACTGGGCGCGCGGTTATTGCACCGGACCACGCGGCGGGTGCAGCTGACCCTGGACGGCGGCACTTTCTACGAGCGCTGCCAGCAGCTGCTGGCGGATTTCGACGAGCTGGAGTCCTTGTTCAGCCAACAGGGCGCCAGTCCGCGCGGCAAGCTGCGCATAGACGTGCCGGGACCAATCGGCCGGCAGGTGCTGGCGCCGGCGTTGCCGGAATTCTTCCGGCTGTATCCCGGCATCGAACTGGAGCTGGGCGTGACCGACCGGCCGGTGGACTTGATCCAGGAAGGGGTCGATTGCGTGATCCGGGTCGGGGCGCTGGCGGAGTCGCGGCTGGTGGCGCGGCGGATCGGCATGCTGCCGCAGGGCAATTACGCCAGCCCGGATTATCTGGCCGCTTTCGGCGCGCCGGCTTCGCCGGACGCGCTGGCCGGCCATCGCGCGGTCAACTACGCGTCGCCGTCCACCGGCAAGGTGTTTGCCTGGGAATATCTGCAAGACGGCGAGCGGCGCGAGCTGGCGTTGCAGTCCCTGGTCAGCGTCAACCAGGTGGAAAGCTATATCGCTTGCGCGCTGGCGGGACTGGGCATGATCCAGCTGCCGCGCTACGACGCCGAACCGCATGTCGCGGCCGGGGCGTTGGTGGAGGTGCTGGCCGATTGGCCGCCGCCGGCGATGCCGGTGTCGGTGCTGTATCCGCACCGGCGCCATCTGTCGCGGCGAGTGCAGGTGTTCGTCGAGT
- a CDS encoding SDR family oxidoreductase, which yields MSQANLAGQVALIIGASRNMGRAFAAALAADGAAVAIHYHSAGSRAGAEEAAAAILAAGGQAFAVQADVTKVAEVRRLFDAVEERFGHLDILINTAGMMVKKAITEVSEEEFDAIFALNTKAAFFALQEAGRRIRDNGRIVSVGTSLLAATTGHYGAYAGSKAPLEDFTRALAKEIGHRGVTVNVVAPGPMDTEFFYAAETPEAVAYLKRASINGELGQVADLVPLVKHLVSPENRWTTAQTLFINGGFVSR from the coding sequence ATGAGCCAAGCCAATCTTGCAGGACAAGTCGCACTGATCATCGGCGCATCGCGCAATATGGGCCGCGCCTTCGCCGCAGCGCTGGCCGCGGACGGCGCCGCCGTCGCCATCCACTACCACAGCGCCGGCTCCCGCGCCGGGGCGGAAGAAGCCGCCGCCGCGATCCTGGCCGCCGGCGGCCAGGCCTTCGCGGTGCAGGCCGACGTCACCAAGGTGGCGGAAGTGCGCCGCCTGTTCGACGCGGTGGAGGAGCGCTTCGGCCATCTGGACATCCTGATCAACACCGCCGGCATGATGGTGAAGAAGGCGATCACCGAGGTCAGCGAGGAAGAATTCGACGCCATCTTCGCGCTGAACACCAAGGCCGCGTTCTTCGCGCTGCAGGAAGCCGGCCGCCGCATCCGCGACAACGGCCGCATCGTCAGCGTCGGCACCTCGCTGCTGGCCGCCACCACCGGCCACTACGGCGCCTACGCCGGCAGCAAGGCGCCGCTGGAGGACTTCACCCGCGCGCTGGCCAAGGAAATCGGCCACCGCGGCGTCACCGTCAACGTGGTCGCCCCCGGCCCGATGGATACGGAATTCTTCTACGCCGCGGAAACACCGGAAGCCGTCGCCTACCTGAAGCGCGCCAGCATCAACGGCGAGCTGGGCCAGGTGGCCGACCTGGTGCCGCTGGTCAAGCATCTGGTCTCGCCGGAAAACCGCTGGACCACCGCGCAGACCCTCTTCATCAACGGCGGCTTCGTGTCCCGCTAA
- a CDS encoding Crp/Fnr family transcriptional regulator, whose amino-acid sequence MSQIDIIQHLRHQPLFQRLSDPQLAALEPHVRPQRGDKGQLLFQRGDDCDGMYVVVYGKVKLAIPSPQGVEKVVEIIHPGQSFAEAVMFLGKPYPVLAQLLEDSLLLHIGAAGVFQALGEDPGFARNMLAGMSLRLHGMVRDVERYSVETALQRVIGYLLQQMDGAPTGGKAVLTLEANKNLIASRLNLTPETFSRVLQQLSKAGLVEVDGRDIALLDPAALADYGMTPPA is encoded by the coding sequence ATGTCCCAGATCGACATCATCCAGCATTTGCGCCACCAACCCTTGTTCCAGCGGCTTTCGGACCCGCAGCTGGCCGCGCTGGAACCCCATGTCCGCCCCCAGCGCGGCGACAAGGGACAGCTGTTGTTCCAGCGCGGCGACGATTGCGACGGGATGTACGTGGTGGTGTACGGCAAGGTGAAGCTGGCCATCCCCTCTCCCCAAGGCGTGGAAAAGGTCGTGGAGATCATCCACCCCGGCCAGAGCTTCGCCGAAGCGGTGATGTTCCTGGGCAAACCCTACCCGGTGCTGGCCCAACTGCTGGAAGATAGCCTGCTGCTGCACATCGGCGCCGCCGGCGTGTTCCAGGCGCTGGGAGAAGATCCGGGCTTCGCGCGCAACATGCTGGCCGGCATGTCGCTGCGCCTGCATGGCATGGTGCGGGACGTGGAGCGCTACTCGGTGGAAACCGCGCTGCAGCGCGTGATCGGCTACTTGCTGCAACAAATGGACGGCGCTCCAACCGGTGGGAAAGCGGTGCTGACGCTGGAAGCGAACAAGAACCTGATCGCCTCGCGGCTGAACCTGACGCCGGAAACCTTCTCCCGCGTGCTGCAGCAGCTGAGCAAGGCCGGCCTGGTCGAAGTGGACGGCCGCGACATCGCCCTGCTCGACCCCGCCGCGCTGGCCGACTACGGCATGACGCCGCCCGCCTGA